One genomic segment of Paenibacillus durus includes these proteins:
- a CDS encoding DUF1361 domain-containing protein, with protein MKELNYPKVFLMLAGLTLATLAVYGIVSLRTNDFYKFLIWNLFLAWLPFLFSLAAHALYKRDAHSLLLLPLGAAWLVFFPNAPYIMTDLLHLTNRSGIYIIGGVVQSRFWYDLALLLLFTWTAWLTGFFSLYQFQTVIWRKSNLLLSWVFVLAACILGGYGVLLGRVYRLNSWDVLTDRHRLYQLMVDSVNRQSVFFTLFIALVLLVIYATLYSLLNARGSGSQGSEIGGFQSRRGSW; from the coding sequence ATGAAGGAGCTGAATTATCCGAAGGTATTTCTGATGCTTGCCGGACTCACTCTGGCAACGCTGGCCGTATATGGCATCGTTTCGCTGAGGACCAATGATTTCTACAAGTTTTTGATCTGGAATCTGTTTTTGGCCTGGCTGCCATTTCTTTTCTCGCTGGCGGCGCATGCGCTGTACAAACGGGATGCGCATAGTCTGCTGCTGCTTCCGCTGGGAGCGGCCTGGCTGGTCTTTTTCCCCAATGCCCCTTATATCATGACCGATCTGCTTCATTTAACAAATCGCAGCGGTATTTATATTATTGGCGGAGTCGTCCAGAGCCGGTTCTGGTATGACCTGGCTTTGCTGCTGCTGTTCACCTGGACCGCCTGGCTGACCGGGTTCTTCTCACTGTACCAGTTCCAGACGGTGATCTGGCGCAAATCGAATCTGCTGCTGTCCTGGGTCTTTGTGCTCGCCGCTTGCATTCTGGGCGGGTATGGGGTACTGCTGGGCCGGGTATACCGCCTCAACAGCTGGGATGTGCTGACCGATAGGCACCGGCTGTATCAGCTTATGGTGGACAGCGTGAACCGCCAGTCCGTCTTTTTCACCTTGTTCATTGCCCTTGTGCTGCTGGTCATCTATGCGACGCTGTACAGTCTGCTGAATGCGCGCGGCAGTGGAAGCCAAGGTTCTGAGATTGGCGGATTCCAGTCCAGACGCGGGTCTTGGTAA
- a CDS encoding ArsR/SmtB family transcription factor — protein sequence MNSDIQQFKSEFFKALAHPMRIRILELLSEGEKTVNEMQSILGSEGSAVSQQLAVLRAKNVVNSVKEGTSVIYSLRDPLIKDLLAVAKQIFDNHLVNAISLLEEIRSE from the coding sequence ATGAACAGTGATATTCAGCAATTTAAAAGCGAATTTTTCAAGGCGTTGGCTCATCCGATGCGCATCCGTATTTTGGAGCTGCTCAGCGAAGGGGAGAAGACCGTTAACGAGATGCAATCGATTCTAGGGTCGGAAGGCTCTGCCGTATCGCAGCAGCTCGCCGTTCTGCGGGCGAAGAACGTGGTGAACAGTGTGAAGGAAGGCACCTCTGTTATCTATTCGCTTCGCGATCCGCTGATCAAGGATCTGCTGGCCGTGGCCAAGCAAATTTTCGATAACCATCTGGTGAATGCCATCTCTCTGCTGGAGGAGATCCGCAGCGAATAA
- a CDS encoding carbon-nitrogen family hydrolase, whose translation MKVSLLQLDIAFGNPKANYAAAERAIRLAAQGQPDCILLPELWTTGYDLTRLDEMADANGKAAAAFIGGLAKEYGINIIAGSTAWQRAEGVTNTMFAADREGVPALEYSKLHLFRLMDEHLYLQPGSSKGLFRLDGTPCAGVICYDIRFPEWIRAHMVSGAEVLFVSAEWPLPRLAHWRALLVSRAIENQCYVAACNRAGSDPANVFAGHSMIIDPWGEIVCEAGEGEEIVSGELDLVKVREARGQIPVFTDRRPEMYK comes from the coding sequence ATGAAAGTTTCCCTGCTTCAACTCGACATCGCTTTCGGCAATCCGAAGGCCAATTACGCCGCGGCGGAGCGCGCCATCCGCCTTGCCGCGCAAGGACAGCCGGACTGCATCCTGCTGCCCGAGCTGTGGACGACCGGCTATGACTTGACGCGTCTTGACGAAATGGCCGACGCGAACGGCAAGGCCGCAGCAGCGTTTATCGGCGGCTTAGCCAAGGAATACGGTATTAACATTATCGCAGGCTCCACCGCCTGGCAGCGCGCGGAAGGTGTAACCAACACCATGTTCGCCGCGGACCGCGAAGGAGTTCCTGCCTTGGAATACAGCAAGCTGCATCTGTTCCGGCTCATGGATGAGCATCTGTATCTCCAGCCGGGGTCGTCCAAAGGGCTGTTCCGTCTGGACGGCACACCCTGCGCCGGCGTCATCTGCTATGATATCCGGTTTCCGGAATGGATACGCGCCCATATGGTCTCCGGAGCGGAGGTGCTGTTCGTCTCTGCGGAATGGCCGCTGCCGCGCCTCGCCCACTGGCGCGCGCTGCTCGTCAGCCGGGCGATAGAGAACCAGTGCTATGTTGCCGCCTGCAACCGGGCGGGGTCAGATCCCGCTAATGTTTTTGCGGGGCATTCCATGATTATCGATCCCTGGGGAGAAATCGTCTGTGAGGCGGGCGAAGGGGAGGAGATTGTATCCGGTGAGCTTGATCTGGTCAAAGTGCGGGAAGCGCGCGGGCAAATCCCGGTATTTACCGACCGGAGACCCGAGATGTACAAGTAA
- a CDS encoding SulP family inorganic anion transporter — translation MIGWGRFQGYGMSSLRKDLVSGTIVGVIAIPLGMAFAIASGVKPEYGIYTTIVAGILISLFGGSRFQIGGPTGAFIPILFAIGAQYGYENLLIAGMMAGIMLVLMGALRLGVLIQFIPKPVTIGFTAGIAVIIFTGQIASFLGLKGIQRHEKFVDNMREIGIHISTMNPYSILTAAVCLAIVLLALRFAPRVPGSLIGLIAASIIAALFFSGKVATIGSAYGDIPSTLPSFHFPVITWERIRLLIRPAFLIAMLGAIESLLSAVVADGMSGSRHDSNRELIGQGIANIAAPLLGGIPATGAIARTAANIKSGAVSPLSGVIHSVVVFLILLLFAPYASSIPLAAMSPILMVVAWNMSERRAFLHLLKTRTGDSLVLLITFLLTVFADLTMAVEVGLVLAVILFVKRMGEAHLVSKVLPDPESVKVGPHMVSKEHDCPQIGIYNVEGPLFFGAAYRFENTMPGAGPDQPRVVLLRMGKVPFMDTTGESNLAGLVKHLESSGGKLLISSLQPQPLELLRKTGLYERIGAARFYDHTGEAINEALRTVSREQCIGCRHSAFRECAALSGYEEAQNLLGFKARSKPEIAR, via the coding sequence ATGATAGGATGGGGCCGATTTCAGGGTTATGGCATGAGCTCTCTGCGAAAGGATCTTGTTTCCGGCACAATTGTCGGCGTTATTGCCATTCCTCTGGGAATGGCTTTTGCTATTGCCTCGGGTGTCAAACCTGAATACGGCATTTACACGACGATTGTCGCAGGCATTCTGATCTCACTGTTCGGCGGTTCGAGGTTTCAGATCGGAGGCCCGACCGGCGCTTTTATCCCGATTCTGTTCGCTATCGGGGCGCAGTACGGCTACGAGAATCTGCTCATCGCGGGCATGATGGCCGGTATTATGCTTGTCCTGATGGGTGCGCTCCGGCTTGGCGTGCTGATTCAATTCATTCCGAAGCCGGTCACGATCGGATTTACCGCCGGAATCGCCGTCATCATCTTTACCGGGCAAATCGCCAGCTTCCTTGGCCTGAAGGGTATCCAGCGGCATGAGAAGTTCGTGGACAACATGCGCGAGATCGGCATTCATATCTCAACAATGAATCCATACAGCATTCTGACGGCGGCAGTCTGCCTGGCGATCGTGCTGCTGGCGCTCCGGTTCGCTCCCCGGGTGCCGGGCTCCTTGATCGGACTGATCGCTGCCAGCATAATAGCGGCGCTGTTCTTCAGCGGCAAGGTGGCGACAATCGGCTCGGCTTACGGAGACATTCCGAGCACGCTGCCGAGCTTTCACTTCCCGGTCATTACCTGGGAGCGCATCCGGCTGCTGATTCGGCCCGCCTTCCTGATCGCCATGCTGGGCGCGATCGAATCGCTGCTGTCGGCCGTCGTAGCCGATGGTATGAGCGGCAGCCGGCATGACAGCAACCGCGAGCTGATCGGACAAGGCATCGCCAATATCGCGGCTCCGCTGCTTGGCGGAATTCCCGCGACCGGCGCGATTGCCCGGACCGCCGCCAATATTAAGAGCGGGGCGGTTTCCCCGCTCTCCGGCGTAATTCACAGCGTTGTCGTATTCCTGATTCTGCTGCTGTTCGCACCGTATGCCTCAAGTATTCCACTGGCGGCGATGTCACCGATCCTGATGGTGGTCGCCTGGAATATGAGCGAACGGAGAGCATTTCTTCATCTGCTCAAGACGAGAACGGGAGATTCGCTGGTGCTGCTGATTACCTTCCTGCTTACGGTCTTCGCCGATCTGACGATGGCCGTGGAAGTGGGGCTCGTGCTGGCCGTCATCCTGTTCGTCAAGCGGATGGGCGAGGCTCATCTCGTGTCCAAGGTGCTGCCCGATCCGGAATCGGTTAAAGTAGGACCGCATATGGTCTCGAAGGAGCATGATTGCCCGCAGATCGGCATTTACAACGTGGAAGGCCCGCTGTTCTTCGGGGCGGCCTACCGCTTCGAGAACACAATGCCCGGAGCCGGGCCTGATCAGCCAAGGGTGGTTCTGCTAAGGATGGGCAAGGTGCCGTTCATGGATACAACGGGGGAGAGCAACCTGGCGGGGCTCGTCAAGCATTTGGAGAGTTCGGGCGGGAAGCTGCTCATCTCCTCTTTACAGCCCCAGCCGCTTGAGCTGCTCCGGAAGACGGGTCTCTATGAACGGATCGGCGCTGCCCGGTTCTACGATCATACCGGGGAAGCCATCAATGAAGCTCTCCGCACCGTCTCAAGGGAGCAGTGCATCGGCTGCCGCCACTCCGCCTTCCGGGAGTGCGCCGCCCTGTCCGGCTATGAAGAAGCACAGAACCTTCTTGGCTTCAAAGCACGCTCCAAGCCGGAAATCGCCCGCTGA